A region from the Deltaproteobacteria bacterium genome encodes:
- a CDS encoding inorganic phosphate transporter produces the protein MMNGTILLIVLIAIVFDMSNGWNDSANAIATVVSTRVMSPMQAVLMAASMNILGAFFSTAVAKTIGRGIVAPEAVTGVVVVAALLSGFLWNAAMTWVGMPVSASHALIGSLMGAAAAYGGLGILEYEGLTKIFLALLFSPIFGILIGYGLMKGILKLFGNLPKGTINRNFGRLQLFSSAFMAFSHGSNDAQKVMGIITLSLVSGGYLHSLVVPVWVILVCAIAMGLGTALGGWRVIKTIGVNMLKLEPVHGFAAETSATMVILGASHFGLPVSTTHVISTAIMGVGATQRLTAVRWGVVGKIVLAWIFTLPMTILMAWLICKGILLFTA, from the coding sequence ATGATGAACGGAACCATTCTCCTGATCGTTCTGATCGCTATTGTCTTTGACATGAGTAACGGCTGGAACGATTCGGCCAATGCCATCGCCACGGTGGTTTCCACTCGGGTGATGAGCCCCATGCAGGCGGTCCTTATGGCGGCCTCCATGAACATCTTGGGCGCCTTTTTCTCAACGGCGGTGGCCAAGACCATCGGCCGGGGGATTGTTGCCCCCGAGGCGGTGACGGGGGTTGTGGTTGTGGCGGCGCTCCTCTCCGGATTTCTCTGGAACGCGGCAATGACCTGGGTCGGAATGCCGGTCAGTGCTTCCCATGCCCTGATCGGGAGCCTCATGGGGGCGGCCGCAGCCTATGGTGGTCTGGGGATCCTCGAATATGAGGGGCTCACGAAGATCTTCCTGGCGCTGCTCTTCTCCCCGATCTTCGGGATCCTCATCGGTTACGGGCTCATGAAGGGAATCCTGAAGCTTTTCGGGAATCTGCCCAAGGGGACGATCAACAGGAATTTCGGTCGGTTACAGCTCTTCTCCTCGGCCTTTATGGCCTTCTCCCACGGATCGAACGATGCCCAGAAGGTGATGGGGATCATTACCCTGTCGCTGGTGAGCGGCGGTTATCTCCATTCTCTTGTCGTTCCCGTCTGGGTTATTCTCGTCTGCGCCATCGCCATGGGGTTGGGAACGGCCCTGGGGGGGTGGCGGGTGATCAAGACCATCGGTGTCAACATGCTGAAGCTGGAACCGGTTCACGGGTTTGCCGCCGAGACTTCGGCCACGATGGTGATCCTTGGTGCCAGTCATTTCGGTCTTCCCGTAAGTACGACCCATGTGATTTCGACGGCCATCATGGGGGTCGGCGCCACACAGCGATTAACGGCCGTCCGCTGGGGGGTTGTCGGCAAGATCGTCCTGGCCTGGATCTTCACCCTTCCCATGACGATCCTCATGGCCTGGCTCATCTGCAAGGGGATCCTCCTCTTTACTGCTTAA
- a CDS encoding DUF47 domain-containing protein yields the protein MKLFPKGVDFFEIFDQAGSNLTDATSHLMDLFKNISLLEEKAKIIYGIEQKGDTLTHEVMRRLNKTFITPIDREDIHALASAIDDVLDLIWGAVDRMTVFRIRETMPEALEIARALHTTTEVLESSFGYLRQKKYSFVHDNCIEINRLENHVDRIFRDALGRLFDDVKDPLMIIKWKEIYEHLEDASDRCEDVANILESIVLKQG from the coding sequence ATGAAGCTATTTCCCAAGGGTGTGGACTTTTTTGAGATTTTTGACCAGGCGGGGAGCAATCTTACTGACGCCACCTCTCACCTGATGGATCTCTTCAAGAATATCTCCCTCCTTGAAGAAAAGGCCAAGATCATCTACGGCATCGAGCAGAAAGGGGACACCCTGACCCATGAGGTGATGCGAAGGTTGAACAAGACCTTCATTACCCCCATCGACCGGGAGGATATTCACGCCCTGGCGTCGGCGATCGATGACGTCCTCGACCTGATCTGGGGGGCTGTGGATCGGATGACCGTCTTCCGGATCCGGGAGACCATGCCCGAAGCGCTGGAAATCGCCCGGGCCCTGCATACCACGACGGAGGTCCTGGAAAGCTCCTTCGGTTACCTGCGGCAGAAGAAATATTCCTTTGTCCACGACAACTGTATCGAGATCAACCGGCTTGAAAACCATGTGGACCGGATCTTCCGGGACGCCCTGGGGCGCCTCTTCGATGATGTGAAAGATCCGCTCATGATCATCAAGTGGAAAGAGATCTACGAACATCTTGAAGACGCCTCGGACCGTTGTGAAGATGTGGCCAATATTCTGGAAAGTATCGTTCTGAAACAGGGATGA
- the ilvD gene encoding dihydroxy-acid dehydratase, translating into MRSDKIKKGVERIPHRALLHATGVTQAAMKNPFVGVATSFTDLIPGHIGMRDLERYIEKGVHSGGGQSFFFGVPGICDGIAMGHMGMHYSLPSRELIADMIESVALAHSLDGLVLLTNCDKITPGMLMAAGRLNIPSIVVTAGPMMTGNYRLKRRSFVRDAYETIGKVRNGKVGKKEQGCLEMEACPGPGSCQGLYTANTMACVTEALGMSLTGCGTGLAVSAKKRRIAFDSGIRIVQMIEENLRPRDIMTPAAFENAIRVDMALGGSTNTTLHIPAIAHDAGCDLPLELFDAVSRKTPHLTNLEPAGDHFMEDVEYAGGIPAVLHRLAGKLKPAKTVNGRDIVRIAKAAEVEGDDVIRPVKKAYHREGGIAVLKGNLAPDGSVVKQTAVSEKMKRFTGKARVFNSEEAAMSALLKKKIRGGEVMVIRYEGPKGGPGMREMLAPTATVIGLGLAEKVALITDGRFSGGTRGPCIGHISPEAMEGGPIAVVKDGDPITIDIPHRKLTLGLSPEEIAQRMKSWKPPSPKIRTGWLARYAKNVTSASTGAVMKED; encoded by the coding sequence ATGCGAAGCGATAAAATCAAAAAAGGTGTGGAACGGATTCCTCATCGAGCGTTACTCCATGCCACCGGAGTGACGCAGGCTGCGATGAAGAATCCCTTCGTGGGGGTGGCAACCAGTTTTACAGACCTGATCCCGGGCCATATCGGGATGCGGGACCTGGAACGATACATTGAAAAGGGGGTTCACAGCGGCGGCGGCCAGTCCTTCTTCTTCGGTGTGCCGGGGATCTGTGACGGAATCGCCATGGGCCACATGGGAATGCATTACTCTCTTCCTTCCCGGGAACTGATCGCGGACATGATCGAATCGGTCGCACTGGCCCATTCCCTGGACGGCCTTGTCCTGCTGACGAACTGTGACAAGATTACACCGGGAATGCTGATGGCGGCGGGTCGTCTGAATATTCCCTCCATTGTTGTTACGGCGGGACCGATGATGACCGGGAACTACCGTTTGAAACGGCGATCCTTCGTCCGGGATGCCTACGAGACGATCGGGAAGGTCCGGAACGGAAAAGTCGGAAAGAAGGAACAGGGGTGCCTGGAGATGGAGGCCTGTCCGGGACCGGGTTCCTGCCAGGGGCTCTATACGGCCAATACCATGGCCTGTGTCACGGAGGCGTTGGGGATGTCCCTCACGGGCTGCGGCACGGGATTAGCCGTCTCCGCCAAAAAACGGCGTATCGCTTTCGATAGCGGCATCCGGATCGTGCAAATGATCGAAGAAAATCTCCGTCCCCGCGATATCATGACCCCCGCCGCCTTCGAGAACGCCATTCGGGTGGATATGGCCCTGGGGGGATCGACCAACACGACCCTCCATATTCCGGCCATCGCCCACGATGCCGGATGCGACCTTCCTCTTGAACTCTTCGACGCCGTCAGCCGGAAGACCCCCCATCTGACCAACCTGGAACCTGCAGGCGACCATTTCATGGAAGATGTGGAATATGCCGGGGGAATCCCGGCCGTTTTGCACCGGCTGGCCGGAAAACTCAAACCGGCAAAGACGGTCAACGGCCGGGATATTGTCCGGATCGCGAAAGCGGCTGAGGTGGAGGGGGACGATGTAATCCGTCCCGTGAAGAAGGCCTATCATCGGGAAGGGGGGATTGCCGTCTTGAAGGGAAACCTCGCACCCGACGGCTCGGTGGTCAAACAGACGGCTGTTTCTGAAAAGATGAAACGGTTTACCGGAAAGGCAAGGGTTTTCAATTCTGAAGAGGCGGCCATGTCCGCGCTCCTGAAGAAAAAGATCCGGGGCGGCGAGGTGATGGTCATCCGGTATGAAGGTCCCAAAGGGGGTCCCGGGATGCGGGAGATGCTGGCCCCGACGGCCACGGTGATCGGTCTCGGTCTGGCCGAGAAGGTTGCCCTTATTACGGATGGACGCTTTTCCGGCGGTACACGGGGACCCTGCATCGGCCATATCTCTCCGGAGGCGATGGAGGGAGGCCCCATTGCCGTGGTCAAAGACGGCGATCCGATTACGATTGATATCCCCCATCGAAAACTGACCCTCGGTCTTTCTCCCGAGGAAATTGCACAACGTATGAAGTCGTGGAAGCCGCCGTCACCGAAAATCCGGACGGGATGGCTGGCCCGGTATGCCAAGAACGTCACCTCCGCTTCCACCGGGGCGGTGATGAAAGAGGATTAG
- the psd gene encoding phosphatidylserine decarboxylase (Phosphatidylserine decarboxylase is synthesized as a single chain precursor. Generation of the pyruvoyl active site from a Ser is coupled to cleavage of a Gly-Ser bond between the larger (beta) and smaller (alpha chains). It is an integral membrane protein.), which yields MNLHSVGILDRLTLALLRVLPTNLLSRLTGIVAAIPLPFPLNVLILRAYAFLFGVDRAEVQYPLSKYLSLQSFFTRALKPDARPVDPNPDSIVSPVDGTLVRVEEVTDGTLLQAKGWHYAVRDLLGDARQASRYLGGSACTLYLSPADYHRIHMPLSGTVESLHYLPGRLFPVNRFSLFRIENLFLLNERLILHIRTQAGNIAMVLVGATNVGKIRVRFDDVHRRFSLQGPYARSYSREIFLEKGEEVGRFELGSTVILLFEKERVRLSPGEGVRTKMGSAIGFLP from the coding sequence GTGAATCTGCATTCGGTGGGAATATTGGATCGACTTACTCTTGCTCTCTTGCGGGTATTACCGACCAATCTGCTTTCCCGCTTGACCGGAATCGTGGCTGCGATTCCGCTTCCTTTTCCGCTCAATGTTCTGATCCTTCGTGCCTACGCCTTTCTGTTTGGTGTCGACCGGGCGGAGGTGCAATATCCTCTGTCAAAATATCTTTCTCTCCAGTCCTTTTTTACCCGAGCCCTGAAACCGGATGCACGTCCGGTGGACCCGAACCCTGACAGCATTGTCTCTCCTGTGGACGGGACCCTCGTCCGGGTGGAAGAGGTGACCGACGGGACCCTGTTGCAGGCCAAGGGCTGGCATTACGCCGTTCGTGACCTTTTGGGGGATGCCCGGCAGGCTTCCCGGTATCTGGGCGGGAGCGCCTGCACCCTTTATCTCTCCCCCGCGGATTATCATCGGATTCACATGCCCTTATCCGGAACGGTGGAGTCTCTGCACTATTTGCCGGGACGGCTCTTCCCGGTGAACCGGTTTTCTCTCTTTCGAATCGAGAATCTTTTCCTGCTCAATGAACGCCTTATTCTCCATATCCGGACTCAGGCGGGCAATATAGCGATGGTCCTGGTCGGGGCGACGAATGTCGGAAAAATTCGGGTCCGATTTGATGATGTCCACCGAAGGTTCTCCCTCCAGGGTCCCTATGCCCGGTCCTACAGCCGGGAAATTTTCCTGGAAAAAGGGGAAGAGGTCGGCCGTTTTGAACTCGGATCGACGGTCATTCTCCTCTTTGAGAAGGAGCGGGTCCGGCTTTCGCCCGGCGAAGGTGTCCGGACAAAAATGGGGTCTGCGATCGGTTTTCTGCCTTGA
- the rplQ gene encoding 50S ribosomal protein L17, producing MRHRISGRRLNRTSSHRAALMKNLAGSLIRHEAIETTLAKAKELRRVAEKLITLGKKAGLPARRQAFDLLRDRDLVKKLFDDLAPRFQERNGGYTRIVRTRNRSGDGAVMAIIEYLDRPVRESGQPVEEDTGKKKGLLKKVIEKSVGREKA from the coding sequence ATGCGACACAGAATTTCCGGAAGAAGACTGAACCGTACTTCAAGCCACCGGGCGGCCCTCATGAAGAATCTTGCCGGATCTCTGATCCGGCATGAGGCCATAGAAACGACCTTGGCCAAGGCGAAAGAACTCCGTCGCGTTGCGGAAAAGCTCATCACCCTCGGAAAAAAAGCCGGCCTTCCCGCCCGTCGGCAAGCCTTTGATCTGCTCCGGGATCGTGATCTGGTCAAGAAGCTCTTTGATGATCTGGCCCCGCGTTTCCAGGAGCGGAACGGCGGGTATACCCGAATCGTTCGAACACGGAATCGCTCCGGAGACGGTGCGGTGATGGCAATTATCGAATACCTGGATCGGCCCGTGCGTGAATCCGGCCAGCCTGTTGAAGAGGATACCGGCAAGAAGAAAGGGCTTTTGAAAAAGGTAATCGAGAAGAGCGTCGGACGGGAAAAGGCGTAG